The DNA segment GGCCGGGGCATCACCGTCGCCGAGGGCGCCGCGGCCCCCCGCTCGGGACTCCGCATCAAGGTGCGGGAGCTGGTGGCCGAGGCATCCCGGCTGGGGTACAGCCGGACCGATCTCATCGACATGATCCGGGAGTTGTGATGACGGACGGGCACGACGGGGGACGCGGCCGGCGCCGTGCCGGGCGCTGCGCCCTGGTGGGCGGTACGGCGGCCGTCGCCGCGCTGGTCGCCGGGCTTCCCTGGCTCCAGCGGGACCGGCTCCCGGACCGGCTGGCCACCCACTGGAGCGGCGGCCCGGCACCCGACGGCTCGATGCCGCTGTGGTCGGCCTCCCTGATACCGGCCGCGGTCTGGCTGGTGCTCGCCCTCGCCCTGAGCGTGCGCCGGCGCCGCTCCTGGCCCGGACCCCGCTCCTGGCTGCCCATCGCCCTCGCCCCCACCGCCGTCGTCCTCGTCGGCGCCCAGGTCTCGGTCGTGCGGGCGAACCTGGACCGCGCGGACTGGCACCAGGCCCGCCAGCCCGTCTGGTGGATCGCCGTCACCCTGGCCCTCGCCGCGGCGGCCGGAGTACTCGCCTGGCGGCTGACCGTCCGGGCCACCACCGCCGCCACCGCGCCCCGGGCCGGGGCCCCGGAGCTGGACCTGGCCCGGGACGAACGCCTGGCCTGGTTCTCCCGCACGGCCAACCCCTGGCTCCAGTCGCTCTCGGCGGTGGCGGCTCTGGTCGCCGTCGGCGCGGGACTGGGGCTGGTCCTCGGACTGGCGCCCGGCGCGGCGCTCTGGCCGGTGTGCGCCGCCTGCGCCGCCGTCGCCCTCGCGGGCGGCGTCTTCTCCTCGGTCCGGGCGAAGGTCTCGGAGGCGGGCCTGGAGGTCTCCTTCGGCCCTCTCGGCTGGCCCGTCCGCCGCTGGACCCCGGACGCCCTCGAATCCGCCCGCGCCGAACGGCGCCTGCCCTCCCAGGTCGGCGGCTGGGGCTACCGGTTCAGCGGCCTCGGCACCACGGTCATGCTGCGCGCCGGTGACTGTCTGGTCGTACGCCCCCGGGGCCGGCGTTCCGACTTCGCGGTGAGTGTGGACGACGCGGAACGGGGCGCGGCCCTGCTCAACGCCCTCCGCGCCCGCCGGCCCGAGCCCGGCCGGTGAGCCGTGGCCCGGCGCGCCGTCCCCGCTACCGCGCCGGTATGCGGGGGAGCCGGTCGTAGGTCCTGAAGGTGTACGACGCGTCGTACGTCATCAGGTTCCCCGCGGCCGCCGGCAGGCCGAGGCGGTGGTCGACGAGCGGGGCGAGCGGGCCGCAGTGCTCGGCGGCGGGGACGGCGAAGGTGTCGTCGTAGGCCGAGAACTCGATCAGCGGCGGGTCCTGGGAGACCCAGGTGGAGGGACCCGAGCGCTTCAGCCGGAAGTCGACGGGGGCGGTGGCGCCGATGGCGCAGTCCGGTCCCCACAGGCGGCCGAGGAGGTGGAAGCGGAGACTGAACGTGCCGGTGTAGAAGTCGGACCGGCCTCCGTACTCGGGCTGTATCGCGAGGCCCCGGACACCCGGCACGGCCGTCGGCGCGCTGTGCATCGCGCCCCACACCTGTCCGTCGCCGCCGTCCGGCAGGGGACCTTCCGCGTGCGTCATGGTGATCGGGGCGAGCCGCACCGTCACCTTTCCGATGGTCAGCACCGGTGCCGCGGAGTGCACTTCGCATCTCCAGCGGGCCGGGTCGGCCCCGCCGGGCAGGGACGGGCAGTCCCGGAAGCCGGTCACGGGCACGGCGGACGCGGCGGAGACGGCGGGCCGGGGCGCGGCGACCGCGACACCGGGCGCGCACACCGCCGCCGTACCGGCGAGGACGGCCGCACCCGCGAGGGCGGCGGCGCGACGGACGGACACGCGCCGCCCGAGGGCGGAACGGCGAACAGGACCCGAACCGGCCCCGGCGGCAATGGATTTCGTCATGCCCCCAGCCTGCCGCCGGCCACCGCGCCCTCACCATCCGTGACACCCCTGGCGGGCCCCTGACCCACCCCTGACACCAGGTCAGGGCCCGGGCCGGGAAAGGCTCAGGGATCGGCTTCGCTCCCCCTTTCCCCACCCCTCTCCCTATCCCCCTATCCCGTCCTCTCCCTATCTCCTCTCCGCCTATCCCCTCGTCCCCGCCCCGCCCCCGCCTCCGTCCCCGCCCAATTCACGGTCGAATTGCGGCAAGCGCACCCTTTCCCTCCGCTCCACCGGCGAACTCCCGCCATATCCAGGGCCCGTGTCGTACGGCGGCTGTATTCGGTTCGAAGAAAGGCGGCGGTCCGTACAACCGTTCGTAGGTGTCACGTGTCTTTCTTGCGAGCCAACAGGCTCACTACATCGTTCAGAGCCCGCATACCCCCCATGCATCGTGCGCGCGGCTCTCTCCACGTGGGGAACACAGATGCGTATTCGTGCCGGCCTGGCCGCCGCGACGATGTCCGGCGCCGTGGCGCTCACCGCGCTTCTCGCTCCCGCCGCGCAGGCGGCGGACAGCCCGAAGATTCCGCACGGCTTCGCCTCGAAGCCGTCCGTCGGGCGCAACGCGCCGGCCGACGAGTCCCAGGGCAACGTCAAGATCACCAAGGTCACCGACAACGGCAACAAGGACGTCGTCGTCGGCCTCGGCAAGAAGACCTTCACCATCTACGTCACGGCCACCGCCCCGTCCGGGATCGCCACCGCCGACGCCATGCTGTGGCACGGCACCAGCCTGGACAGCGACGCGGACGCCGCGCTCTACACGGACTCCGACGCCACCTGCGACAACTGGAGCGCCACGAGCGCCACCTGCAAGATCACGATCACCGCCACGCCGGGCACCGACCTGTACGACAGCGCCCTGAACGGCAAGTGGAACGTGGCCGTGCTCGCGGTCGCCAACAACAACGACTACGTCGAGACGGACGTCTACAAGAACCGCTGGGTCAAGCGTGCCGCCGGCTTCAGCGGTTTCAACGCCGCTCCGGAGCCGGTCTCCAAGGGCAGGACCATCACGGTCTCCGGCACCCTGAACCGTGCCAGCTGGTCGTACATGAAGTACTACGGCTACGGCAGCCAGTCCGTGCAGCTGCAGTTCAAGCCCGCCAACAGCAGCACCTACAGCACGGTGAAGACGATCAAGAGCTCGTCCACCGGCTACCTGAAGACCACCGTCACCGCCTCGGTGGACGGCACCTGGCGCTTCCACTACGCCGGTAACAGCACCTCCTCGGTCGCGGACGCCTACGACTACGTCGACGTGCGCTGACCCTTCGCCGGGGACGGCGGCATGACGAAGGCCCTGTGGAGCGATCCACAGGGCCTTCGGACGTCATGGGGAGGGGCCGGTCACGCCCAGGTGATCAGCCGCTTCGGCTGCTCCAGGATCGCGGCCACGTCGGCCAGGACCTTGGAGCCGAGCTCGCCGTCGACCAGGCGGTGGTCGAAGCTCAGGGCCAGGGTGGTCACCTGGCGCGGCTTGACCTTGCCCTTGTGGACCCACGGCTGGAGCTTGATCGCGCCGATGGCGAGGATCGCCGACTCGCCCGGGTTGATGATCGGCGTGCCGGTGTCGACGCCGAAGACGCCGACATTGGTGATCGTCACCGTGCCGCCCTGCATGGCGGACGGGGAGGTCTTGCCCTCGCGCGCCGTGGACACCAGCTCGCCGAGGGAGTCGGCCAGCTGGGGCAGCGTCTTGGTGTGCGCGTCCTTGATGTTCGGCACGATCAGGCCGCGCGGGGTGGCCGCCGCGATACCCAGGTTGACGTAGTGCTTGAGCACGATCTCCTGGCTGGCCTCGTCCCAGGACGCGTTGACGTCCGGGTTGCGCTTGATCGCGACCAGCAGGGCCTTGGCGATCAGCAGCAGCGGGTTGACCCGCCTGCCCTGCATCTCCTTGTCCTGCTTCAGCTCCTCGACCAGCTTCATGGTGCGGGTCACGTCCACCGTCACGAACTCCGTGACATGCGGGGCCGTGAACGCCGAGCCGACCATCGCCGCCGCGGTCGCCTTGCGCACACCCTTGACGGGGACGCGGGTCTCGCGTGCGCCGTCGTACGACGCGACGGGTGCGGGCGCGGCCGGGGCAGCCGCCACCGGCGCGGACGCGGCCGAAGCCGCCGGGGTGGCCGCCGCGTGCACGTCCTCGCGGGTGATGATCCCGTCCGGGCCGGACGGGGTGACCGCGGTCAGGTCGACGCCGAGGTCCTTGGCCAGCTTGCGCACCGGGGGCTTGGCCAGCGGGCGGGAGGCGTCCGCCGCCGGGGCGTGCCCGTTCAGCTCGGGCTGGGCGGGCGCCGGGACGGTGACCTCGGGACCCTTGCGCGGGCGGCGCTTGGTCGCGGAGGTCGACACGCCGTAGCCCACCAGGACCGGCTGACGCGCCGCGGGCTTGGCCTCCTCGGCCGGAGCCGGGGCCGCCGGAGCCGCGGGCGCCGCCGCCTCGGCCTGTGCGGGAACCGGAGCCGGAGCCCCGCCCCCCACCTGCACGGTGATGATCGCCGTACCCACGTCGACCGTGGTCCCCTCGGGGAACCGCAGCTCGCTGACCACGCCGTCGTAGGGGATGGGCAGTTCGACGGCCGCCTTGGCAGTCTCGACCTCGCACACCACCTGGCCGTCGGTGACCGTGTCGCCCGGCTGGACGTACCACTTGAGGATCTCGGCCTCGGTCAGACCCTCGCCCACGTCGGGCATCTTGAACTCGCGTACGGACGCGTCCGTCATCGTCGTCACGACCTTCTCCCTCAGTACGCCAGCGAGCGGTCGACGGCGTCGAGCACGCGGTCCAGGTCCGGCAGGTACTCCTCCTCCAGGCGGGCCGGCGGGTACGGGGCGTGATAGCCGCCGACCCGGAGCACCGGGGCCTCCAGGTGGTAGAAGCAGCGCTCGGTGATCCGGGCGGCGATCTCGCCGCCGGAGCCGAAGAACACCGGCGCCTCGTGGACGACGACCAGGCGGCGGGTCTTCTCCACCGACGTCTGGATGACGTCGAAGTCGAGGGGGGAGACCGAGCGCAGGTCCAGGACCTCCAGGCTCTTGCCCTCCTCGGCGGCCGCGGCGGCGACCTCCTGGCACAGCTTCACCATCGGGCCGTAGGCGGCGAGGGTCAGGTCGGTGCCCTCGCGGACCACCTGGGCCTTGTGCAGCGGGGCCGGGATCGCCTCGGAGTCCACCTCGGCCTTGTCCCAGTAGCGGCGCTTGGGCTCGAAGTAGATCACCGGGTCGTCGCTCTGGATCGCCTGCTGCATCATCCAGTAGGCGTCCGAGGCGTTCGACGGGGAGACGACCTTCAGGCCGGCGACGTGCGCGAACAGGGCCTCGGGGGACTCGGAGTGGTGCTCGACCGCGCCGATGCCGCCGCCGTAGGGGATGCGCACGACGACGGGCATCTTGACCTTGCCCAGCGAGCGCGCGTGCATCTTGGCGAGCTGGGTGACGATCTGGTCGTAGGCCGGGAAGACGAAGCCGTCGAACTGGATCTCCACCACCGGCCGGTAGCCGCGCAGGGCCAGGCCGATCGCGGCGCCGACGATGCCGGACTCGGCGAGCGGGGTGTCGATGATCCGGCTGTCGCCGAAGTCCTTCTGGAGGCCGTCCGTGACCCGGAAGACGCCACCGAGCTTGCCGACGTCCTCGCCCATGACCAGGACCTTGGGGTCGGCCTCCAGGGCGCGGCGCAGCGACTCGTTGATGGCCTTGGCCATCGCCATCTTCTCGGCCATCTCAGTGACCCCCTTCTGCGTCCGCGAACGACGCCTGGTAGGCGGCGAACTGGGCCCGCTCCTCGTCGACGAGCGCGTGCCCGTCCGCGTACACGTTCTCGAAGATGGCGAAGTGGTCCGGGTCGGGCATGGCACGGACCGCTTCGCGCACCCGCTTGCCCAACGCCTCGGACTCGGCCTCGAGTTCCTCGAAGAACCCCTCGTCCGCGTGGTTCGACGCCTCCAGATGGCGGCGCAGGCGCAGGATCGGGTCCTTGGCCTCCCATGCCTGCCGCTCCTCGTCGCCCCGGTAGCGGCTGGGGTCGTCGGAGGTGGTGTGGGCGCCCATGCGGTACGTGAACGCCTCGACCAGGGTCGGGCCCTCCCCGTTGCGGGCGCGCTCCAGGGCCCACCTGGTGACCGCGAGGCAGGCCAGCACGTCGTTGCCGTCCACGCGCACGCCCGGGAAGCCGTAGCCCTGGGCGCGCTGGTAGAGCGGCACCCGGGTCTGCTTCTCGGTCGGCTCGGAGATCGCCCACTGGTTGTTCTGGCAGAAGAACACCACGGGCGCGTTGTAGACCGCGGAGAAGGTGAACGACTCGGCCACGTCGCCCTGGCTGGAGGCGCCGTCGCCGAAGTAGGCGATGACCGCGGAGTCCGCGCCGTCCTTGGCCACGCCCATCGCGTAGCCGGTGGCGTGCAGCGTCTGCGAGCCGATGACGATCGTGTACAGGTGGAAGTTGTTGCTGTTGGGGTCCCAGCCGCCGTTGTTCACACCGCGGAACATGCCGAGCAGGTTGGTCGGGTCCACCCCGCGGCACCAGGCGACGCCGTGCTCACGGTAGGTCGGGAAGACGTAGTCGTCCGCCCGGGTGGCCCGGCCGGAGCCGATCTGGGCGGCCTCCTGGCCCAGCAGGGAGGCCCACAGGCCCAGCTCGCCCTGGCGCTGCAGGGCGGTGGCCTCGGCGTCGAAACGACGGGTGAGCACCATGTCGCGGTAGAGGCCGCGCAGGTCTTCGGGGGTGATGCCGGCGACGTAGGAGTCGTACTCGGCGTTCTTGACCCGCTTGCCCTCCGGCGTCAGAAGCTGCACGAGCTCGGGCTCGGCGCCCTTCTTCGCGCCGGCACGCGCGGCGCGCGGGGCCCGGGTCGTGCTGGTGGTGCGCTTGGCGCTGGCGCCGGTGGCTCCGGACTCGGTCCCGGCCGAACCGGCCTTGCTGCCGGTGGTGCCGGCCTTGCCTGCGGCGCTGCGCTTGCGCGCGGCACTGCTGTCCACGGTCACGTGTGCTCCTCCGTCGTTCCGGCCCCCGGGGTTGCCGGTAGGCCAGTGCGGCTCACCTGTTTCGACCACCGGGCACGGGGTGGGTGCCACTCGGCCGGGAACAGGCGTGACAGGTGCCCCGGCGAGCGCCCTGCGACCATTACGTTACCCAGTGCTCCACATTTCTGTGAAACCCCGCTTGACCTGCGATTTTGCTTGGATTTCCAAGTAAATCGAGGAGATGCGGAAGCGCGCTGGTCACAGCCTTGCGGCAAGGCCGAAGCAGACGAACGTTATCCCGCTCACCCAGGTGACGGGAAGAGTTCCCGGGCCAAGAACGGCCCGGTGCTTTGCGGGGGGAAAACTCCGAAACCCTGAAAAGGGCGCAAGACCTGCGCGAACACCGCGGACATTCACCGTTCGGCCGAGTTCACCTGTGACCGATTGCGACTATCGATGACTGACTGTGAAAAGCCCAGCTCACAGGGTATTTTTCGTGGCCTAGCATCTGCGGCGTGCCGCGCTCTTGTGTACCACCCCCCATGCCCCACGCGCCCCCTCTGGGCGCCTTGCTCCGCCTGTACGACGCCGCCGGGACGCCCCTGGCCTGCGAACCGGTCGACCAGGGGCTGCTCAACCGCGGCTACCGGCTGTGCACCACGCGCGGCCGGTACTTCCTCAAGCACCACTTCGACCCCGACACCGCCGACCCGGCCGCCATCGAACGCCGGCACCGGGCCACCCAGCGCCTGGCCGCCCTCGGCGTGCCGGTCGCCGTACCGCTCGCGCACCGCGAGGGCCGTACCGTCGCCGTCGTCGGCGGCCATGCCTACGCCCTGCACCCCTGGGTCGACGGCGGACACCGCCATGGTGGCCAGCTGACCCGCTCGGAGAGCGCGCGCCTCGGAGCGCTGCTGGGCGCCGTGCACGCCTGCCTGGAGCGCGTGATGCCGCCCAAGGGCCGCACCCGCCCGGCCACCGGCCCCCATCCCGTGGAGAGCGCCGACCCGGCCGACACGTTCGCGCTCATCGACCAGCTGCTCGCCCGGGTGCGCCGGCACCGCCCGGCCGACGCCTTCGACGCGCTGGCCCGGCTCCGGCTCCGGGAGCGGCGTGAGCTGCTGGAACGGCACGCGGAGCGGCGCCCGCCGCCCGGCGGTCCGGTGGGCTGGGTGCACGGCGACTTCCATCCGTTCAACCTGCTCTACAAGGACGGCGCCCCGGCGGCCATCGTGGACTGGGACCGGCTCGGCGTGCAGCCCCGCGCCGAGGAGGCCGTGCGCGCCGCGGCGATCTTCTTCGTGCGGCCCGCGGGCGCCCTGGACCTGCCGAAGGTGCGGGCGTACGCCCGCGCGTACCGGCGTGCGGCCGATGCCACGCCCGAGGAGCTGGCGGCGGCCGTACGCCGGGTGTGGTGGGAACGCCTGAACGACTTCTGGATGCTGCGCTGGCACTACGAGCGCGGCGACACCCGCGCCGACTGCCAGTTCCCGGCCGCCTCGGCGCTCGTGGTGTGGTGGACCCGCGAGTACGACGCGGTGTGCGACGCGTTCACCGGGTGAGCGGGTTTGCGTCCCTGCCGGCGACCGAGGGTGGTTTCTCCGGCGGCCCGGAATGCGACCGGGGCCCGGTTTCCCGGGCCCCGCGAATATCCTCCTGGCGGGCATCCCCGCCGGCGCTCACCCGGTGGGCACTCCCGCCGCACCGGCCGCCGCGTTGCCGTCGGTGGTGTTGCCGGCCGTGCTGCCGGTGTCCGTGCCGCCCGTGGCGCCCGTGTCGGTGCCACCGTCCGCGGCGCCGCCGTCCTGGTTGCCGCCGTCCGTCGGGTCCGTGGGCTGCGTCGACGTGGGCGGGGTCTTCGTCGGCTGGTTCGTCGGACCGGTGGTCTCCGGGTCGGTCGGGGTGTACGACGGCGTGTACGACGGCGTCCAGCCCGACCCGGAACCGCTGCCCGAGCCGTCGTCGGTCGAGGTGTCCGTGGGCTGCCCGGTGCTGTCGTCGCTCGGGCTCGAACTCGCGGAGTCGTCGTCGGTGCTCTTGGTGTGCGTCGCCGGGGGCTTGGTGTCCGTACCGGCGCCGCTGCCGCCGCCCGCGCCCTTCAGCGCCAGCGCCACGCCCGCCGCGATGGCGATGACCGCGAGCACGGCGAGGATCCACAGCTTGCCGCGGCCGCTGCCCTTGTTGCCGTGCCCCTCGAACCCGCCGTCGTCGCCGTGACCGTAGCCCTGCGGCAGCAGCGGCTGCGGGATCTGCGTGGTGCCGGAGCCGGCCATCGGGTGCGACATCGCGGTGGTGCCCGCGAAGCCGCCCGCCGGGGTGTGCCGGGTGTCGTGCACCGCCACCGGGCCGGTGTTCCAGGTGCCGGTGTGGCCGCCCTGGTCGTAGAGCATCTGGAGGCCGTACTGGACCAGGCCGCGCATCTCCTCCGCCGTCTGGAACCGGTCGTCCGGCTCCTTGGCGAGCGAGCGCATGACCAGGCCGTCCAGCTCCGGCGGGCACGCCTGGAGGACCTGCGACGGCGCGACAGGGGTGTCCTGGACGTGCTGGTAGACCACGGACAACGGTGTCTCACCGGTGAACGGGGGCCGCAGCGCGAGCAGTTCGTACAGCAGGCAGCCGGTCGCGTACAGGTCGGAGCGGTGGTCGACGGCCTTGCCGAGCGCCTGCTCCGGGGAGAGGTACTGAGGGGTGCCCATGACCATGCCGGTCTGCGTCATCGTGGACTGCGCGCCGTGCAGGGCGCGGGCGATGCCGAAGTCCATCACCTTGACGGCGCCGCTGTCGGTGATGATCACGTTCGCGGGCTTGATGTCGCGGTGCACGATGCCGTGCTGGTGCGAGTAGGCGAGCGCCTCCAGGACGCCGGAGACGATGATCAGCGCCTGCTCGGGGCCGGGCGCCTCCGCGTTGATCAGCAGATCCCGGATGGTGCGGCCCTCGACCAGCTCCATCACGATGTACGGCACCGAGTGGCCGCCCGCGACGTCCTCGCCGGAGTCGTACACGGCGACGATCGCGTGGTGGTTGAGCCCGGCGACCGACTGTGCCTCACGCGTGAACCGCGCCTTGGAGACGGGATCCTCGGCCAGGTCGGCACGGAGCAGCTTGACCGCGACCGTACGGCCCAGACGGACGTCCTCGGCCGCGAAGACCTCGGCCATGCCACCCCGGCCGAGGCGGTGCGTGAGCCGGTACCGGCCGTCGCCGACCAGCCCCGCGTTGCCCCAGTTCTCCGGCCCGTCCGAGATGCCGCCGCCGCCAGACGCCTCCGGGTCGGACGGGCCCTGGGCGCTGTGCGTCTGTGCCATCAGTCCTCGCCGTCGTTTCTGCCCGCGGTGCGCGCGGTGTTGTCACGGTCTCCGTCGGCCACGCTACAGCCTCCGTGGGGGCCGCCGGTTCGGAACCGGAACCGGGACCGACTCTGCGACGGACCGGCCATGAAACCCTCAGCACGGGCCGTCGTGCAAATTCTGTGTGCTGCTCGCACGCCCCCTGTAACGCTTGCGCGACGCTTCTTGCCCGTACGGTCACGGAACGGGCACCGAGCTTGACGTGTCGGTGCCCTGGGGCAGACTTGGCCGGGAATGACACATTCGATCAAGGCCCGTGCGACGAGCCGATGTGCCGGACGGCCGATGGGGGACGCGGAGAGATGAGCCAGGACGGCACACACGGCCGGTACTCGGGGCAGGGTCTGGCCGGTGGCCGATACCAGCTGCGCGACTTGCTCGGCGAGGGTGGCATGGCCTCGGTGCACCTCGCGTACGACGCCGTGCTGGACCGCCAGGTCGCGATCAAGACGCTGCACACCGAGCTGGGCCGGGAGCAGGCGTTCCGCGAGCGCTTCCGCCGCGAGGCCCAGGCCGTGGCGAAGCTCACGCACACCAACATCGTCTCCGTCTTCGACACGGGCGAGGACGACCTGGGCGGCCTCGCGACCCCGTACATCGTCATGGAGTACGTCGAGGGCCGCCCGCTCGGCTCGGTCCTGGAAGAGGACATACGGCGGTACGGCGCCATGCCCGCCGACCAGGCGCTGAAGGTCACCGCGGACGTGCTCGCGGCGCTGGACATCAGCCACGAGATGGGGCTGGTCCACCGCGACATCAAGCCCGGCAACGTGATGGTGACCAAGCGCGGTGTGGTCAAGGTCATGGACTTCGGCATCGCGCGCGCCATGCAGTCCGGCGTGACCTCGATGACGCAGACCGGCATGGTCGTGGGCACCCCGCAGTACCTCTCGCCCGAGCAGGCCCTCGGCCGCGGCGTGGACGCCCGCTCCGACCTGTACTCGGTCGGCATCATGCTCTTCCAGCTGGTGACCGGGCGGCTGCCGTTCGACGCGGACTCCCCGCTGGCGATCGCCTACGCGCATGTGCAGGAGGAGCCGGTCGCTCCGTCCTCCGTCAACCGCTCGCTGCCCCCGGCGGTGGACGCGCTGGTCGCCCGCGCCCTGCGGAAGAACCCGAACGAGCGCTTCCCGACCGCCGACGCCATGCGCGAGGAGTGCCTGCGGGTCGCCGCCTCCCTCCAGGCGGCCGCGCCGAACATCGTGCCGGACGCCGGTCCGCAGCAGAGCGGCGCGGGCGTCGGCTCCGCGGTGTTCCCGCCGGTCGACCAGAACCGGCAGCCGCCGCCCGGACCGGTGCAGACGCCGTACCAGCCCGGTCCGTACGGCCCCGGCACGCCGGCGCCGGCCACGCCCGCGCCGTCCTACGGCTATCCGCAGCAGGCGGGCTACCAGACTCCTCCGGTGGGCTACGGGCCCGGCACCCCGCCGCCGTACGGGCAGCCGCCGCAGACGGCGGGGCAGGGATCCGGCTCGGGCGGCGGCAGGAGCGGCAAGGCCGTGATCATCGGCGCGATCGGGGTGTCGCTCGTCGCGGTCGTCGGCCTGGGCGTCGCGCTGACCATGAACAGCGGCGACGACGGTGACGACACGGGCGGCCACGGTGGCGCCAGCGCCTCGTCGTCCCCCACCCACCAGGTGGGCTACCGGGGCCCGGACACCACCCGGGTGATCGACAAGACCAAGTGCACGCAGCCGAACGAGTCCTACGACGACCCGAACAAGATCCAGCTGCCCGATTTCCGCTACAAGGACATCGACTCCGTGAAGGCGTGCTTCCAGGCCGCGGGCTGGACGCTGCACGTCAAGAAGGTGGACGACAACACCTGGGGCGACGGCACGGTCATGGACCAGTTCCCCTCCGAGGGCACGGATGTGAACGCCAAGAACCCCGGCACCATCGAGCTGAGCGTGTCGACGGGCAATCCGCCGCAGTAGTGACCAGCGTGTGAGCGCGGTGGTGGCGCGCGTTAGGAGAAGGGGCCCGGCGGTGACCGACCGCCGGGCCCCTTTCGCGGGTACGGGACCTGCGCGTGTCCGCGAGCTACGAGTGTCCGGGACCTACAAGTACGGGCCGCCCGAGTGCCCGCCCATGTGCTGGTCGTCGCCCTCGGGGCCCGCCACACCCGGCGGCAGCGCCCGGCGCATCTGC comes from the Streptomyces sp. SUK 48 genome and includes:
- a CDS encoding protein kinase, translated to MSQDGTHGRYSGQGLAGGRYQLRDLLGEGGMASVHLAYDAVLDRQVAIKTLHTELGREQAFRERFRREAQAVAKLTHTNIVSVFDTGEDDLGGLATPYIVMEYVEGRPLGSVLEEDIRRYGAMPADQALKVTADVLAALDISHEMGLVHRDIKPGNVMVTKRGVVKVMDFGIARAMQSGVTSMTQTGMVVGTPQYLSPEQALGRGVDARSDLYSVGIMLFQLVTGRLPFDADSPLAIAYAHVQEEPVAPSSVNRSLPPAVDALVARALRKNPNERFPTADAMREECLRVAASLQAAAPNIVPDAGPQQSGAGVGSAVFPPVDQNRQPPPGPVQTPYQPGPYGPGTPAPATPAPSYGYPQQAGYQTPPVGYGPGTPPPYGQPPQTAGQGSGSGGGRSGKAVIIGAIGVSLVAVVGLGVALTMNSGDDGDDTGGHGGASASSSPTHQVGYRGPDTTRVIDKTKCTQPNESYDDPNKIQLPDFRYKDIDSVKACFQAAGWTLHVKKVDDNTWGDGTVMDQFPSEGTDVNAKNPGTIELSVSTGNPPQ